The window gtttgtatttttaatttttaaaacgtatatttttataaaaacgatctaagacttaataattttttttttatatatagcgtttcgcttccggcgtttaagcagtccccggcagcggcgccaaaaatacttgatgttatgtgaggtgtatacaaaatagttatatttttactacaaaatactattaaatacgatacaattttacacaagttatttatttatttatagagtggatatacctaaaccttgctacaacacttataagcagtgtacctaatcgtacagtactgtagtttttagtaagtccggttcgttccacagggatcttagccaagtttaacgctatatttttaaaaactatatttgtaaaaatataaatatatatatatatatgtagtattattattataaaaagggggtttttaccgtttaatgaccggtttgtcgattttaaaacttaagtcgtagttaaaacctaatgtaaaatattaaaaataaatataacttaattttaagcgtaaagtaaataacgataatgaaattgcgataaataaaaatgcgataaaataaaattgcaataattaaaaagtacgataattaaaagtgctattaaataaaatgacagtaaataaaatgcgataattaaaagtgcaattaaatatgaaataaaggaattatgctcatttaaacttccgtaatcatgatgtttgacgtgttgattttagtttattctcatgggttaattgtcctttgtcctggattattcaatatgtccgtctggtttttgtccataacagtccatcagtcataaatataaagtgcgagtgtcctcgtcaaattatccttatatctgaagtcaaatattccaactaattggggacttaaactataactataccaattttccttgtatataattcacccctgttttaataaatccattgactattaatccattcccgtgtccggttaaatgaacgattattagtacttataaatatccctcccatcgtgtccgatcgagtgtatatggttatttataggtacgtccaattgtaaatctttatattaaattaacaaactatcatttaattaaacaaatataaagcccattaatagcccatagtctaatttccacaagtgtcgttcttttgtccaaaccccaattatgatacaaagcccaattacccaatctttaatattttagcccaacatcacgattacttcggcttaaataagcataataataacatagctacgagacattaatttaaaaaggttgaacataacttacaatgattaataatagcgtagcgttacacggacagaatttcgacttacacccttacaacattcgctaacatacttttattattaaattaaaattaaaattaaaattaaaattaaaattaaaattaaaattataatatatatatatatatatatatatatatatatatatatatatatatatatatatatatatatatatatatatatatatacacacacacacacgtgagatagagagatagagaaaagatgTGTCAATAAATGGCCAGAACAcgtgaaatttataggatgtctgcTGCTAcaggacaccatgcgatcgcatggtttttggccttcctggcaatgcgatcgcatgacctactttttcagctcacatgtctttgttttcttctttgccgacgatttatatatataatataatatatatatatataattttaagaattatttatatattatattatatttatgtgcatagttgacttgtaattttagctccgttgcgtcgcgcgttaagagttgactctggtcccggttccggattttcaaacgtccttgcgtacaatttaatatcttgtattttgcgtttcgcgtcttgtactcttgtaattttgagacgtttctcatcaataatttgaaccactttgattgtactttgtactttgtactttttagctttttggtcatttgcgtcttcaattcgtcgaatctgtcttttgtcttcaccttttattatttaaacgaatatcacttgtaaatagagcaattgcaactaaaagcttgtctttcttgagggataatgctatgaaatatatgttcgtttttaacattatcaaagatatcagtagaatgaaatataatttcgggATTTAATATAAACACATCAACCGAACAAATTATCGAACATAAACATGCATACAAACAAGGACTAGAGCAATGGCCACTAAATACATATGTAATCATAAAAAAAAACTGAAATAAAAAGCTAGGGTTTTAGAGATTATACCACCAAAGATTATATTGCTTATACCAAAATGTAGAGAATGATACGGTGAACGATTTCCATCAAACAAGCACTagctaaaaattaaaaattgacgATGTTTGTGTGGTGTTGAAGGTCGGCGAAAAGTAGGAAGGAGGAAGAGAATAGCTGCATTTGTTTTTAATTAGGTTATGAGGATATTAGCATGCAGTGGTCTTTTGTTTAATTTTAGTTTAGGGCCTAAGCTAAGCATAATGGATCACTAGTGCAAGTAATAACTCAAAATAAATCAAAGGAACCCCCCCTTCATGGGgcattcggccgaatggcccaagtAGTGGTGTCCATGGGTCGTTTTGCTTACTAGTTCACTAAGTGTGGATTGTTTTTTTAGTTTTCGTTAATCGAAACCGAATTCACTGAACGTTAACCGATTGTTTAAACGAAAActacgcattttatttattaattaaaccaataaataaaatatattatttttctaaagaaaataattattaaaataattattcatGTATTAACCGTGTGATTCGTAGTCTCAAAAGACATCTTCTGCAGTTAACGTAACCGTTCCATTTTCTATGTATTTCATTATCCAAAACATGTTATTCAATTAATATATTATTCATATTAATTCTAGTAATCCTCTAAAGATTAAGTATGAATTCACATAATTCAACACGTAGAGTTCAAGTAATCACCGTTATATATTCTTAAatgtattaataaaaaaaatttggcATAGGAAATCGTACGATTTAACTAACCATCGTCTAGCATTTAACGGAAGTTCTAATGGAAAAGCTCGAGTTGTTACACCACTGTACAAGTTTCTTGTCGCCAAGAAAGGAGGATTTTGAGGCTCTCGAATCGAATGGAACTTCACCAAGTTTATCGTGGATAAAGAAGgtcatgttttagaagttatataCCATATACTTTACCAATAACCATTGAGGTCAATGTTTTTCGCACCCGCTTTCATATTTCAATTTTTCTTAGATATAGTGATCATGTACTTACCTGATGTGATATGTTCTATGTTACCATTTTGATAATACATATGAAGATGTTACTCGATTATGTTATTATAGTTTAAAATCTTCAAATCTGAAGGACTAACCTGCCTGAGATAATGTTTCTCAGATTGTGGAAGGCATTTAATGGCATCAAAAAGTGCAGTTCAAGAGCTACTTAAACGTCCTGTGTGATTAAGCATCCTCCAAACCGTCAAGTATATTTCTTCCTACAGAGTTAAATTAAATAAGTATTGATTATTAAAGTAATAGACATTTATGTTCTTTGATAGGTGAGGTGGGTTATTGTTGTTTATCTTTGATTTTACCATGTTTCGTTAGTTAAATCAAAGATTGAATGATTCGTTAGCCAATGATACGATGACATAGAGTTTCTTACTTACTTACTTTGTACATAATTTATTATCAATCTAATATGAAATCACCTGTTAGTGTTACTTTTGGTCATCAACGTTGGCTCATTTTTTGTGATTTGAGTGTCAATATTAACATCTAAGGTTTATTATGCTTGTAAAGTTCATTTGTGTGGTAATTATTTACATGTCGTCGAATTATATACTAAGACTAATACTTATGTTGATAAATTATGGATATAATATTGTTCCGGTAAATTGTTTTAATAATCTGGAGGGCTTTGATTGTAGAGCTGTCGTGCAACGCACGTGCTCTTAAAGTGTTTCGTTATTAAACTGCTATCAACAACAAACAATGTTGTGCAAATAGTAACGATTACGAAAACTATATTTTACAGCTGACGTGTAACCCACGGTAATGTACAACCTTCTCAGTTATACGACTAGTATATGATCGAGGCTAAACAAATAACGAAAGACAGAGTGTTAAACCTTCTCGGTTTAATGTTGATGAAACCTTCACGGTCCAATCTTTATTTCATGATAACTTCAAAAACAAAAGTGCTGCCATTCTAACAGCttacaagaatatatatatatatatatatatatatatatatatatatatatatatatatatatatatatatatatatatatatatatatatatatatatatatatatatatatatatatatatattaaaagaagaTAAGTTATAAACATAAACTTGGAATTTGAAACAACTCTcttatttaatgataataaaaagctTCAACACTTGGTATTCCCACGAGCTGTTAAGTCTTCAATTCCCATCTCAAATTAAATCGGTCCACATCCAAGTCTTAGAAATAAACATTCAAAGTGAGAGGCCCCATCTGCAGCCCACTTTCCAAACAGCCCAGCTGGCCCGTATCTGCATCATCCCCTCCCCCTTTGGAGAGACTCGACCTCGAGTCAAAGTCGTCGATGTCATGAACGTATGGAGAGAGGTCTGCCACAGGAAAGGTAGCGGAGACGTTGTAGTGACCCTGCAGATCAATTTTATAGGCATTGCCATTGATGCGTTTCAACACTCGAAACGAACCGTCGGTACGCGGGTTAAGCTTACCATAACGACCCCCAGGGAACCTTTCCTTCCTCAAATGTATCCAAACAAGGTCACCTTCCTGATATACAACTTGCTTTCGCCGCTTATCAACCCGCTGTTTGTACCCAGCATATTGAGCTTCAACACGACCATGTACCTGCTTGTGTAGGGACCTGATTTCACCTGCTCGAACAACCCCATCAGTGGGACCTGTGCAATTAGTAGGATATGGTAACATGTCCAAGGGTGGAATGCAATCTTGTATTTCGCGCTTTGGTGGTAATCCTGGTGGAATGGCATCTGGTAACACATCACAAAATTCGGGTAATAATGGGAGTACCAGTTGTGGGTTGTGTGAACTGTTGTCATTAGTTTCTTCAATGACATGTGCAAAGGTTAGTGAACTGGATTTTGTGGGGAGCTGGAAAGCAGTGTGATTGAGGAGCAATGTTGAATCGTTCAGCTCTGTCTTTCGGGTATCGAGTGGTGCCAAAGCAATATTAACCCCATCTTTGTTAAAAGAGTACGTATTTCGATAGCCATCGTGTGTTGTTTTTCGGTCAAATTGCCATGGCCGCCCCAACAATAAATGGCAAGCGTCCATGGGAATTACTTCACACGACACCTCATCATAATATTGTTTACCAATGGAGAATTTAACCAAACAACGCTTGCTAACCTTCACGAAGTTACCACGCTTGAGCCAAGTGAGCTGGTAGGGACGAGGGTGATCTTCGGTCTGGAGTTCTAGCTTGTCAACCATGTCTTTAGAAACTGCATTTTCACAGCTTCCGCCATCGATAATCATGGTACAAACCTTCCCTTTCGCAGTAACTTTGGTACGGAAAATATCATTTCGTAGCCATGAATGTTCGGTAACCTGTTGATCAATAGAATTGCTAAGGGCACGGCGAATAAAAAGCGCCTCTCCCTGATCAGCATATATAACTTCTTCCTGCTCACCAGGGTCTGAATGCACCAATTCAGCTTCCTGATCGAATTGTGGTTCGTGTACATCATCCCACACTGTAATGGAACGTTTATTGGACATTCACGTGCGTAATGTCCCTTTCCCTGACACTTGTAACAGGTTGGAGGCTTTCTAGTAGGTGCGACTTGTGGTGTTGATGCTTGCTTATCCAGCGTTGGTTTTTCATTCGATACAACAGGAGGTTTTAGAGTGGCTGGGGTGCGCACGAATGGTGTTTGAATCTGCCTACGGTTGACTTGTTGTTCGACTTTTAAAGCAAGGCGACAAACATCAGTGTAGGTCCAGTAAGGTTGCAAGGTCACCACATCTGCGATTTCGGGTTTAAGGTTGCCCAAAAATCGTGCTATAGTTTGCTCCTCTGGTTCATCAATAGCACATCGCATTCGAAGTTTATCAAACTCATGAATGAATTCCTCAACACCCATGGATCGTTGTTGAAGGTTATGATACTCGATAAAAGCATCTTGTCAGTGGTTTTCAGGTAAGAATTTGTCCCGCATCAACTTTTTCATCTTGTCCCATGTTTCAATTTTGGATTTGCGAGCAAGAGCTCGTTGTCGCTTAACATGGTCCCACCAAAGTGAAGCGTGCTTTCGGAGTTTAAGAGCAACCAGCTTCACTTTTAACTTTTCAGGAATATCCTTGATGTCAAACACGCGTTCCACCATGCTTAACCAGTCAAGAAAATCATCAGGGTGTGCTGCACCAGTGAACTCTGGGATCTCTACTTTCATCCCGATATTACGTAGGGGATCTTCTCGATGACCCCTTTGGAATCCACGTAACCCATCAGCGAAAGGATTTGTCATGTCAGACTGATCACTAGAGCGCGCTGAATTACTTGCCTCAAAATCATGATCACGGTTGAATTCAAGTTCATTAATTCTTCTTTGCAATCGTTCGATTTCAGCATACGGGTCATGATATCGATTGCCACCTCGTCCAAAACCACTGCGAGATTTATGTTCAGCCATGCCGGGAATCTGATACCAAATAATGTACAACCTTCTCAGTTATACGACTAGTATATGATCGAGGCTAAACAAATAACGAAAGATAGAGTGTTAAACCTTCTCGGTTTAATGTTGATGAAACCTTCACGGTCCAATCTTTATTTCATGATAACTTCAAAAACAAAAGTGCTGCCATTCTAACAGCTTacaagaatatatatatagatattttaaaagAAGATAAGTTATAAACATAAACTTGGAATTTGAAACAACTCTcttatttaatgataataaaaagctTCAACACTTGGTATTCACACGAGCTGTTAAGTCTTCAATTCCCATCTCAAATTAAATCGGTCCACATCCAAGTCTTAGAAATAAACATTCAAAGTGAGAGGCCCCATCTGCAGCCCACTTTCCAAACAGCCCAGCTGGCCCGTATCTGCATCACACGGGTTCTTAAAATCTAGTCGATATAATACAAAAAATACATTACATATTTACATACCACATCTATAAACTGCTACTAGCTACGCACGTGAATTACAAACATTCTTTTTGAACATTGTATAATCGAACATATTACCGAATACAATATGTGAACCAACAATAGAACTACTAACACTTGCAACATAAATGTCTCCAAACTAAAAAAAGAGATCACCAATATCTTATTATTCTACATAAACATTCATATCAGTAAATCAAACCACTTAATTAACTCTTTAGAGCACTCATGAACTCCTCATCACATTCAAGATCCATCATACATTCAGGCAAAAGACAAACTTCAACATCCATGCTCCCACCTCCTTCTCGACCCGGATACAACGTCATCTTCCCGTCACCTTTGTTAACGAACCCACTTCTGGCCGCAACCGCTTTCCCCAACCCGAATTCACACCCATACATATCAAACCTTGGTGAACTCCCAAAATGTACCACATTTGAAAACATCTGCCCACTCATTTTATACACCACCGGGTTCTCAAGCCATGACCCGACCCACTTTTTCACTGATTCATTATCGTAATTTTTAACCATTTCATGCAATTTCAAAGCCGCCCATCCAAGATCATGAGTCAATAGATCCTCCACAGTCACTTTTTCCATCACCGTACCAATTACATTACCAAAATAGTCATCGGGTAAAGGTGGGTCCATTTTACGCCTGTTATTAACAAGAAGTCTACACACGGTTTCACTGTTTCGTCCTTGTCGTCTCGCACGTGTAACACACCTCCATATAAGTGCGGACACTGCTTGTAAACTTGAAATGTCGTTCATATTGGATTCAATATTTGCTTTTTCTTTCAGTCTCGAAACCGAACCCGATGAAAAATGGAAGAATCTCTCTTTAACTTGTGTACGATGTTTGAAACGGTCGATGAACTGATCTTCACGTGTATACGGAATACTTGCAATCGGGTCGGATCCTTCGTGGACCCTTTGTTTAATTACCGGAGGACGCGATATAAAACAACCATCTTGATCTTTAGATTTAAATATTTCACTCCAAGTAGCCATGAAATGCCAAAAAGACGTACCGTCTGCTACCAAATGGTTAACCGAGCCACCGATGAAGATTCCATTGGTCAGCTCGGTTACCTGAATTGACAACAAAGGTAACGTATGACCATCGTGGTTTATAGCGTCATTAAGATCGAAAAACGAATGAAAAAGTAAAGGTACTTCAACAGCATTAAGTACATCGGATAAATTAGCGTCCGCTTTGGCGTATACAAACTTGACTCCGGGGCTGTTTTTG of the Rutidosis leptorrhynchoides isolate AG116_Rl617_1_P2 chromosome 5, CSIRO_AGI_Rlap_v1, whole genome shotgun sequence genome contains:
- the LOC139848128 gene encoding uncharacterized acetyltransferase At3g50280-like; protein product: MTSPSVNLISECLVKPLHDLSPDANKPIIYFTPFELAYLNVNYSQKGLLFAKPSPSENPRFSITDFLDKLQHTLSSTLTHFYPLAARLATRKQQSPPSSVIYIDPKNSPGVKFVYAKADANLSDVLNAVEVPLLFHSFFDLNDAINHDGHTLPLLSIQVTELTNGIFIGGSVNHLVADGTSFWHFMATWSEIFKSKDQDGCFISRPPVIKQRVHEGSDPIASIPYTREDQFIDRFKHRTQVKERFFHFSSGSVSRLKEKANIESNMNDISSLQAVSALIWRCVTRARRQGRNSETVCRLLVNNRRKMDPPLPDDYFGNVIGTVMEKVTVEDLLTHDLGWAALKLHEMVKNYDNESVKKWVGSWLENPVVYKMSGQMFSNVVHFGSSPRFDMYGCEFGLGKAVAARSGFVNKGDGKMTLYPGREGGGSMDVEVCLLPECMMDLECDEEFMSALKS